A stretch of Malus sylvestris chromosome 11, drMalSylv7.2, whole genome shotgun sequence DNA encodes these proteins:
- the LOC126589247 gene encoding probable disease resistance protein At4g27220, with amino-acid sequence MEICSFVLRVGELLWTPAKRNVGYLVHYKRHIQSLEKLIEKLETTQNDYQQSVDAALMNGDKVKSEVQKWLKDVDKAINDAKRLNNEAGEDKTCLGGCCPNLKWRYGLSKRAVKEAEEMNKLNEEKRFETVSLQVHLPVEFETMSTGDFEAFEATRQAMDQVMKALKDDNVTVIAVHGMGGIGKTTMVKHVGVQVGKGKLFDHVIMAVVSQNPNLVKIQQQLAEMLDLNLNQQTEIARAARLKERIMRGKKILIILDDIWKTIDLSLIGIPDHYELQNCKAKVLLTTRIRNVCHAMKSQEKIHLNILSEEDSWALFVKKANRSFESTNFYDIARKVAGECGGLPIALIAVARALGDKDLEEWREAARRLEMSQTTNLDDEGDVFRCIKLSYDYLNGNDAKSFFLFCCLFPEDSDIQIEDLLKYGIGKGLFRDANSMQEARSTAHSVAKYLKACSLVLDGEEDGCVRMHDVIRDMAILIASSGDGHGFFVKAGCDLKDWPKNSLEDYSAISLMGNEICNLPDELVCPKLQILLLQSNFEVEEIPEDFFQSPNALRVFDISSTQISSLPSSFNLLTKLQALHLDNCQTITDVSILGELKKLEVLSMRESVIEELPEEFGHLTNLRMLDLTLSAYIATIPSNVISRLSKLEELYMQQSFADWGKKVEGEDDKTNASFDELISLCYLNILKVDISDAECLPKNVGFLRNWANFDICISRNQFHRSINVQLSKNTITPHSTSRALLLDTTINTLPDWFNITVTERAEKIIYMEPRSLTNILVEYDHWKSHGLKFLHIQACSEMVTLMNTVTRVPNKPVLESLEELRLFLWDCLQQLCVGELPQGSLGNLKILGVEQCDGVTDALVPSNLLRRLQNLEVLIVGGADMVYTFRSQGLEQGETVLTKLREMKLENLPELTNIWNGPAQPAMFHNLKTLIISKCKKLKTLFTFDIAQCLLQLEELWVEECHSLDKLFGVSEGLIVQDDEIIFPQLKNLALQSLSKLTSVLAGSATLLCPSLEYLHVLECPEFLTSTSDFHSNMQVQVNNEQHFLFLRKRLSEQR; translated from the exons ATGGAAATTTGTAGTTTTGTACTACGAGTTGGTGAGTTGTTATGGACTCCAGCGAAGCGTAATGTGGGTTACTTGGTGCATTACAAGAGACACATACAGTCTCTGGAAAAACTGATAGAAAAGCTTGAGACCACGCAGAATGATTACCAGCAAAGTGTGGATGCGGCGTTAATGAATGGAGACAAAGTTAAGTCCGAGGTTCAAAAATGGCTCAAGGATGTTGACAAGGCCATAAACGATGCCAAAAGACTGAATAATGAAGCCGGAGAAGACAAAACATGCCTCGGAGGCTGCTGTCCGAATTTGAAATGGCGTTACGGTTTAAGCAAGAGAGCCGTTAAGGAGGCAGAAGAAATGAACAAGCTTAATGAAGAGAAAAGGTTTGAAACAGTTTCGCTTCAAGTTCACCTACCCGTTGAGTTTGAGACCATGTCAACTGGAGATTTCGAAGCATTTGAAGCAACAAGGCAAGCCATGGATCAGGTCATGAAGGCACTGAAAGACGATAACGTCACTGTCATTGCGGTCCATGGAATGGGAGGCATAGGCAAGACGACCATGGTGAAACATGTCGGTGTGCAAGTGGGTAAAGGCAAGCTCTTTGATCATGTGATTATGGCTGTCGTTTCCCAAAACCCAAACCTGGTAAAGATTCAACAACAGCTTGCAGAAATGCTGGACTTGAATTTGAATCAGCAGACAGAAATAGCCAGAGCAGCTAGATTGAAGGAGAGAATAATGAGAGGAAAAAAGATCCTTATAATTTTGGACGACATTTGGAAGACAATAGATTTGTCTCTCATAGGGATCCCCGATCACTACGAGCTCCAAAACTGCAAAGCCAAAGTTCTACTCACCACAAGGATAAGGAATGTATGTCATGCCATGAAGAGCCAAGAAAAGATTCATCTCAATATCCTATCAGAAGAAGATTCTTGGGCCTTGTTTGTGAAAAAGGCAAACAGGTCTTTTGAATCAACCAATTTCTATGACATAGCGAGGAAGGTGGCTGGAGAATGTGGTGGTCTCCCGATTGCTTTGATTGCAGTTGCAAGAGCACTCGGAGACAAGGACTTGGAAGAATGGAGAGAAGCAGCTCGACGACTAGAGATGTCCCAAACTACCAACCTTGATGACGAGGGGGATGTGTTCAGATGTATAAAGCTGAGCTACGATTACTTGAATGGCAATGACGCCAAgtcatttttcttattttgctGCTTATTCCCGGAGGACTCTGATATCCAAATTGAAGACTTGCTGAAGTATGGTATTGGGAAAGGATTGTTTCGAGATGCCAACTCAATGCAAGAAGCCAGAAGCACAGCACATTCGGTGGCCAAGTACCTCAAAGCTTGTAGCTTGGTTTTGGATGGTGAAGAAGACGGATGTGTAAGAATGCATGATGTGATTCGGGACATGGCAATACTAATTGCATCATCTGGGGATGGCCATGGATTCTTCGTAAAAGCTGGCTGCGACTTAAAGGATTGGCCAAAGAATTCACTCGAAGACTACTCTGCAATCTCCCTAATGGGGAATGAAATCTGCAATCTTCCTGACGAGTTGGTATGTCCAAAACTCCAGATTTTATTACTACAGTCAAATTTTGAAGTAGAGGAGATCCCAGAAGATTTTTTCCAAAGCCCAAATGCATTAAGGGTATTCGACATAAGTAGTACCCAAATTTCTTCATTACCCTCATCATTTAATCTCTTAACCAAGCTCCAAGCGCTGCATCTAGATAATTGTCAGACAATAACGGATGTATCAATTCTCGGAGAACTGAAAAAACTGGAGGTTCTTAGTATGAGAGAATCTGTTATTGAGGAATTGCCAGAAGAATTTGGACATTTGACCAATTTAAGGATGTTGGATCTCACTTTGAGTGCCTACATTGCAACAATTCCATCCAATGTGATATCGCGGCTGTCCAAATTAGAAGAACTATACATGCAACAGAGTTTTGCTGACTGGGGCAAGAAAGTTGAAGGAGAAGATGACAAAACTAATGCTAGTTTTGATGAGCTAATTAGCTTGTGTTACTTAAACAttttgaaggttgacatttcTGATGCAGAATGCCTTCCGAAAAATGTAGGGTTCCTTCGAAACTGGGCAAATTTTGATATATGTATCAGCAGAAACCAATTTCATCGGTCCATAAATGTGCAATTATCAAAAAATACTATTACTCCACATTCAACTTCAAGAGCCTTGCTTCTGGACACAACAATCAATACGCTGCCAGATTGGTTTAACATCACAGTGACGGAGAGAGCGGAGAAAATAATCTACATGGAGCCTAGAAGTTTAACTAACATTCTTGTGGAGTACGATCATTGGAAGTCACATGGACTAAAGTTTTTGCATATCCAAGCGTGCAGCGAGATGGTAACTTTGATGAACACAGTAACTAGGGTTCCAAATAAGCCTGTGCTCGAGAGCTTGGAAGAGTTGCGTCTCTTCTTATGGGACTGCTTGCAGCAGTTATGTGTTGGTGAATTACCGCAGGGGTCGCTTGGAAATCTCAAGATCTTGGGGGTGGAGCAGTGTGATGGTGTGACGGATGCACTTGTTCCATCTAATCTGTTGCGGAGACTACAAAATCTTGAAGTACTTATTGTAGGTGGAGCCGACATGGTTTATACATTCAGATCTCAAGGGCTTGAACAAGGAGAAACGGTCTTGACAAAATTGAGAGAGATGAAACTGGAGAATCTACCAGAACTGACAAACATATGGAACGGTCCTGCTCAGCCTGCAATGTTTCATAATCTTAAAACTTTGATAATTTCCAAGTGCAAGAAACTGAAAACTCTCTTCACATTCGACATAGCTCAATGTCTGCTGCAATTGGAAGAGCTTTGGGTGGAGGAATGCCATAGCTTGGACAAACTTTTCGGCGTAAGTGAGGGATTAATAGTGCAGGATGACGAGATCATTTTTCCACAACTGAAGAACTTAGCATTGCAAAGTCTTTCAAAGCTGACAAGCGTACTCGCTGGAAGTGCTACACTTTTGTGCCCTTCGTTGGAATACTTGCATGTGCTGGAGTGCCCTGAGTTTTTAACCTCTACTTCTGACTTCCACAGCAATATGCAAGTCCAAGTAAACAATGAGCAACATTTCCTCTTCCTAAGGAAAAG GTTGTCGGAGCAGAGGTAA